GCCGCACTGGAGCAGCACGGCGCCTGCCCGCACCACCGGCGCAGCTTTGCCCCGGTGCGCGCAGTGATCGAACGCGACGGCCAATGGTGAACCGGAGCTCGTCCTGCATCAGGGCGTGACGGGTTTACTGCGCGTTTCGGAAGACCGCCACACCTCGACGCGCAAAGCCTTGTGTGGCGGGCTTCCCGGCATGAACAGCGCGCGGCGGCAACGACTTCTGGCACTCGCCATCGAAGCGCCAGCGGCGCACCCTGATGGCTTGGAGCATGCCCGGTCGCACGATGCCTCCGCCTACCGGTGACGCACGCTCCGACCTGTTGCGGATGGCGGTGACTGCCGTTGGATCCGCCAGCCACTCCGTCCAGGCAAGGACAAGAACCGAGGGCACTGACATGAGATCGTCCCTGATGATCGTGTCGCCGTTGCCGACGAGCCTGTTCAGCACCGCCTCGCGACCCAATGCCAAGCGCCACCTGATTGGTGGATTCGAACCCGACGCCGGCCGTCTGCAGCGGTTCAACGAATTGCTGACTTTGATCAGCGCAAAGCATCTGCAGGTGGACGCCGACCACCTCGCCACCGCAGCACGCGAGTTGATGGAGTACTCGCCCGACGGGCGGATTCCGCAATGCATCCGCGAACGGATCCGTCGCGCTGGCGCCATGGACCTGATGCGTTCAGACCCCGAATGGGAAACCCAGGCCATCGTGGCGATTGCCTCCGCGGCCGTACTGGATTACCTGCACGGCAAGGAGCCGCTGATTCCGCACAACCTGCCGGTGGTGGGTTGGCTGGATGGCGCGGTGGTCGTGGAGGCCGCTTGGCCGACCTTGGCCGACGAGGTGCGCGACTACCTCGACTTCTGCCGCCTGCGCCGCATCGAGGCGCGGTTGCGCGGTGAGGATCGGCGCTATTTCGGTTTCACCCGCGACCAGTTCGATGATGCAAGACTCGCCGAATTTCTCTGGATCGAGCATTGCCGCAGGACCGGTCGCAGCAGTTACCTGGCCGCGGACGAGGCCGGGCGGTTCCGGGTGAACTGAACGCAGGCGCGTCGCGGACCGACAACCCGCGACGCGCAGACGCAAGCCGCTGCCGGTGCTCGCTTGTCAAGGCCTTGCCGGGCCGACGGTGGCTGATACTCTGGGCGTTGCCCCAGCCGGTCGGTCCACGGCACGAATGCCAGCTCGCTTCACCCACCTGCACCTGCACAGCGAATTCTCGCTCGTCGACTCCACCATCCGGGTCAACGAGCTGGTCAAACGCTGCGTGATGCTTGGCCAGCCCGCGGTCGCACTGACCGACGTCAACAACCTGTTTGCCGCGGTGAAGTTCTACCGCGCCGCGGAACAGGCCGGGGTCAAGCCGATCCTGGGCGCGGACGTCGGCCTGGCCGATGGCAACGAGGCGAGCTCGCGCCTGACCCTGCTGTGCCGCGACCACACCGGTTACCTGACCCTGTCGCGCCTGCTCAGCCGGATGTGGATGGAAGGCCACCGCACCGACAGCGTCGCGCTGCGCCCGGAATGGCTGCGCGAGGACAACGAAGGCCTGTTCGCGCTGGCGGGACGACAGAGCCTCGCCGGGCGCATGGCGACCTCGCAGCGACCGGAATTGGCCGAGGCGTGGCTGGCGGACTGGCAGGGCATCTTCGATGACCGCCTGCATCTGGAGCTGACCCGGACCGGGCGCGCCGACGAGCCGGTGTTCAACGAATTCGCGATCCACGCCTCGGCCAAGCGCGGCCTGCCGCTGATCGCGAGCAACGATGTGCGCTTCCTTGACCGCGACGGCTTCGATGCCCACGAAGCCCGCGTCTGCATCTCCACCGGCCGCGTGCTCGACGACCCCAAGCGGCCGAAGGAGTACAGCGCCGAGCAGTACCTGAAGTCCTCGGAAGAGATGGCCGAGCTGTTCGCCGATGTCCCGGATGCGATCGACAACGCGCTCGCGCTGGCGACCCGCTGCAACGTCGAGATGCAGCTGGGCACCTACTACCTGCCCGCGTTCCCGGTGCCCGACGACCACACCATCGAGTCCTGGCTGCGCAGCCAGGCGCACGACGGGCTGGACGCGCGGCTGCAGAAGGTGCTGCAGGTCGAGGGCCGGCTCGCAAACGACATGACCCGGCAGGACTACGAGGACCGCCTGGACACCGAGCTGGGCGTCATCCTGTCGATGGGTTTCCCCGGCTACTTCCTGATCGTTGCCGACTTCATCAACTGGGGCAAGGAACAGGGCATCCCGGTCGGGCCGGGGCGCGGTTCGGGTGCCGGTTCGCTGGTGGCCTGGGCGCTGGGCATCACCGACCTGGATCCGCTGCCCTACGACCTGCTGTTCGAGCGCTTCCTGAATCCGGAACGGGTGTCGATGCCCGACTTCGACATCGACTTCTGCATGGACCGCCGCGACGAGGTGATCGACTACGTCGCGCGCAAGTACGGCCGCGACCGGGTCAGCCAGATCATCACCTACGGCACCATGGCCGCCAAGGCCGTGGTGCGCGACTGCGGGCGCGTGCTGGGCCATCCCTATGGCTTCGTCGACGGCATCGCCAAGCTGATCCCGATGACCCTGGGCGTGAGCCTGCGCGATGCGCTGGGCGAGTCGGAGGCGGCGAAGAAGAACCCCGAGCTGGCATCCGGCGACCTCATCGCGCGCTACCACTCCGAGGACGATGTCCGCGACCTGCTCGACCTCGCGCTCAGTCTGGAAAACCTGACCCGCAACGCCGGTCGCCATGCCGGCGGCGTGGTGATCGCGCCCTCGCCGCTGAGCGACTTCTGCCCGCTGTTCGCCGAGCACGATGGCGAGGGACGCGGCAAGACCCCGGTGACCCAGTTCGACAAGGACGACGTGGAATCCGTGGGTCTGGTGAAGTTCGACTTCCTCGGCCTGCGCACGCTGACGATCATCGACTGGGCGGTCAAGGCGATCAACGTGCGCCGCGCCAGATCCGGCGAGGAACCGCTGGACATCACGACCCTGCCGCTGGACGACAAGGCCACCTACGAACTGTTCGCCCGCGGCGAAGGCGTGGCGGTGTTCCAGTTCGAGTCGCGCGGCATGCGCGAGCTGCTCAAGCGCGCGCGCCCGGACACCTTCGAAGACATCATCGCGCTGGCCGCGCTGTTCCGGCCCGGCCCGCTGGGCTCGGGGATGGACAAGGACTGGGTCGACCGCAAGCACGGCGTGGCCGAGGTCAGCTACCCGCATCCGTCGCTCGAGCCGGTGCTGGGCCCGACCTACGGCGTGATCGTGTACCAGGAACAGGTGATGCAGATCGCCCAGGTGATGGCGGGCTATTCGCTCGGCGGCGCCGACCTGCTGCGTCGCGCGATGGGCAAGAAGAAGCCTGAGGAAATGGCCAAGGAGCGGGCCAAGTTCGAGGCCGGCTGCCTGGCCAACGGTATCCCGGCCAAGGTCGCCAGCCCGATCTTCGACCTGATGGAGAAGTTCGCCGAGTACGGCTTCAACAAGTCGCACTCGGCGGCCTATGCCTTGGTCGCGTACCAGACCGCCTGGCTGAAGGTGCACTACCCGGCCGAGTTCATGGCCGCCGTGCTGTCGTCCGACATGGACAACACCGAGAAGGTCACCGGCTTCCTGGACGAGTGCCGGGCGATGAACCTGCAGGTGTTGCCCCCGGACGTGGACGCCTCGGCGTACATGTTCGAGGCGGTGGCGCCGGACACTGACGCTGCACCGGCCGACGCCGATCCCAAGCCGCCGGTTGGCACGATCCGCTACGGCCTGGGCGCGGTGAAGGGCGTGGGTCACGGCGCGTGCGATGCGATCGTGCAGGCGCGCCGCGCCGGCCCCTTCGCCGACCTGCTGGATTTCTGCAAGCGCGTGGAAGGCGGCAAGCTCAACCGCCGCGCGCTGGAAGCGCTGACCCGCGCCGGCGCCCTGGACAAGCTGGGAAAGAACCGCGCCAGCCTGATGTTGCAACTGCCTGAGGTGGTCCGCGCGACCGACCAGCTGGCCCGCGAACGCGAGGCCGGGCAGGTCAGCCTGTTCGGCGGTGGCGACGCCAGTCCGGCGCTGCACATCGAGCTGCGCGAGACCGACGAATTCCCGCTGGGCCAGCTGCTGGCCGGCGAACGCGAGACCCTGGGCCACTACCTCAGCGGGCACCCCTTCGATCCCTATCGCGACGAGTTGCTGGACCTGATCGGCCACGATCTGGGCGCGCTGGAGCGGATCTGGGAGTCGCGCCCGGAAAGCGCGCGCAGCGGCTGGCGCCCGGAGCTGGACACGGTCGTCGCCGGCCAGGTGGTCGCGCTGCGCAAGAAGGGCGACAGTCAGATGTTCGTGCAGATCGAGGACGGCAACGGCCGGCTCGAAGTCGCGTTCTTCTCCGAGACCTACACCGACTTCGCGCCGCTGCTGACCCGCGATCGCCTGCTGGTGATCAAGGGCGGCCTGCGCGAGGACGCCTTCAGCGGCGGTTTTGCGCTCAAGGCCGAGCGCTGCTGGGACTACAACCAGGTCTGCGCCGATTACGCCAAACGGCTGTCGCTGCGGCTGGACCTGCAGGTGCCCGGCACCTGGCAGCGGGTGGATGCGCTGCTGGCCCGTCATCGTCCCGGCGGCGCCAGGGTCCGGCTTGATCTCCTGCTGCCCGCTGCCGCCGGCAT
This genomic interval from Lysobacter ciconiae contains the following:
- the dnaE gene encoding DNA polymerase III subunit alpha, with the protein product MPARFTHLHLHSEFSLVDSTIRVNELVKRCVMLGQPAVALTDVNNLFAAVKFYRAAEQAGVKPILGADVGLADGNEASSRLTLLCRDHTGYLTLSRLLSRMWMEGHRTDSVALRPEWLREDNEGLFALAGRQSLAGRMATSQRPELAEAWLADWQGIFDDRLHLELTRTGRADEPVFNEFAIHASAKRGLPLIASNDVRFLDRDGFDAHEARVCISTGRVLDDPKRPKEYSAEQYLKSSEEMAELFADVPDAIDNALALATRCNVEMQLGTYYLPAFPVPDDHTIESWLRSQAHDGLDARLQKVLQVEGRLANDMTRQDYEDRLDTELGVILSMGFPGYFLIVADFINWGKEQGIPVGPGRGSGAGSLVAWALGITDLDPLPYDLLFERFLNPERVSMPDFDIDFCMDRRDEVIDYVARKYGRDRVSQIITYGTMAAKAVVRDCGRVLGHPYGFVDGIAKLIPMTLGVSLRDALGESEAAKKNPELASGDLIARYHSEDDVRDLLDLALSLENLTRNAGRHAGGVVIAPSPLSDFCPLFAEHDGEGRGKTPVTQFDKDDVESVGLVKFDFLGLRTLTIIDWAVKAINVRRARSGEEPLDITTLPLDDKATYELFARGEGVAVFQFESRGMRELLKRARPDTFEDIIALAALFRPGPLGSGMDKDWVDRKHGVAEVSYPHPSLEPVLGPTYGVIVYQEQVMQIAQVMAGYSLGGADLLRRAMGKKKPEEMAKERAKFEAGCLANGIPAKVASPIFDLMEKFAEYGFNKSHSAAYALVAYQTAWLKVHYPAEFMAAVLSSDMDNTEKVTGFLDECRAMNLQVLPPDVDASAYMFEAVAPDTDAAPADADPKPPVGTIRYGLGAVKGVGHGACDAIVQARRAGPFADLLDFCKRVEGGKLNRRALEALTRAGALDKLGKNRASLMLQLPEVVRATDQLAREREAGQVSLFGGGDASPALHIELRETDEFPLGQLLAGERETLGHYLSGHPFDPYRDELLDLIGHDLGALERIWESRPESARSGWRPELDTVVAGQVVALRKKGDSQMFVQIEDGNGRLEVAFFSETYTDFAPLLTRDRLLVIKGGLREDAFSGGFALKAERCWDYNQVCADYAKRLSLRLDLQVPGTWQRVDALLARHRPGGARVRLDLLLPAAAGMVDLPAAGSVRVDAELAGLLRAEPGVRAVKLTLDRPWG